Proteins from a genomic interval of Rosa chinensis cultivar Old Blush chromosome 2, RchiOBHm-V2, whole genome shotgun sequence:
- the LOC112187609 gene encoding RING finger protein 10 isoform X1, translated as MSISPNQSQGSNSSSSSIASVNPNSQHGHLFLSQSQSPSQSQSPPSLSRQILTFGSLDISDSQSPLSVSPDFRGPSLPAAQGSSQQVTELGLPGKNVLPNHETHSQSRSRGAGSYRSRGKRPGSQQSISNVASHGNSTQPAGRKSQMMNGNHLLNFHYDPISRPQTRGPPPPPARRQHKRKPYNKDLFLQANYKFVVLDSGNYSAESMDPDKMLQWEDIICVRYSTPTVVQCPICLEYPLCPQITSCGHIFCFPCILQYLLMGKEDHKGDCWKRCPLCFVMISPKDLYTLFVENVKQYTVGDTMEFMLLSRQKDSFTISHKSKKEKDAMSGCDDESYDPFSKFTFTSDVDLSFRKAISELDAWLVRAESGLVDDLEKLPYVCAAMEQLEQRKKYWNEHRAIDNNKPGSSVALSTANSTNGNSEASIIGDGTLSNGFGDFNKCSENLLVDKSDDGTSSDQSVDVAESLESRENVLSSSYDESKTVQGHSRFSESVKDKDSYNFYQAADGQHMILHPLNMKCLLHHYGSHDMLPHRISGRILQLETVTQSEAMRRRYRYLSHFSLTTVLQFCEIDLSELLSPDNLSPFMEEIKKRERQRKQLARKERKEQIKAESAMAYPIPIVAGFAQSFYDESPTFSMDDFEALGSSSVTSSSPPIVGERRLFSSVTKLGFAAGHDSPSLKLDGTTSLNGNDAGSSLESTAGGTQNAGVTSFANVISRAKPEENLDVPKINGSGKKGKKPSRVLLSTTGGRRY; from the exons ATGTCCATCTCGCCCAACCAAAGCCAAGGATCTaactcgtcttcttcttcaattgcctCTGTAAACCCTAATTCCCAACATGGCCACCTGTTCCTTTCCCAATCCCAATCTCCATCTCAGTCTCAGTCCCCGCCCTCTCTCTCCCGCCAAATTCTCACATTTGGATCACTCGACATCTCCGACTCTCAGTCTCCCCTCTCTGTGTCTCCCGATTTTCGAG GCCCATCGCTACCAGCTGCACAAGGATCTTCCCAACAG GTGACAGAGTTAGGACTTCCTGGTAAGAATGTTTTGCCTAACCACGAGACACACTCTCAGTCTCGCTCCCGAGGGGCTGGTTCATACCGGTCTAGAGGGAAAAGGCCTGGAAGCCAACAGAGTATCAGTAATGTTGCTTCTCATGGAAACTCAACCCAACCAGCAGGAAGAAAATCCCAGATGATGAATGGCAACCACCTCTTGAATTTTCATTATGACCCCATTTCCCGTCCTCAGACTAGaggtcctcctcctcctcctgctaGAAGGCAGCATAAGAGAAAGCCCTACAACAAAGACTTATTTCTTCAGGCCAACTACAAATTTGTTGTGTTGGATTCGGGGAACTACTCAGCTGAATCAATGGATCCTGATAAGATGTTACAGTGGGAGGACATCATATGTGTGAGGTACTCCACCCCTACTGTGGTTCAGTGTCCAATTTGTTTGGAGTATCCTCTTTGCCCTCAGATAACCTCATGCGGGCATATATTCTGTTTCCCATGCATTCTCCAATACCTGCTGATGGGGAAGGAGGATCATAAGGGTGACTGCTGGAAAAGATGCCCattgtgttttgtgatgatATCACCCAAGGATTTATACACCCTCTTCGTGGAGAATGTTAAGCAGTACACCGTTGGTGATACTATGGAGTTTATGCTTCTTAGTCGACAAAAGGATTCATTTACCATATCCCATAAAAGTAAAAAGGAGAAGGATGCCATGTCAGGTTGTGATGATGAAAGTTATGATCCCTTTTCAAAGTTTACATTTACATCAGACGTAGATCTTTCATTCAGAAAGGCAATATCAGAGCTAGATGCTTGGTTAGTCAGGGCAGAGTCAGGTCTTGTCGATGACCTGGAGAAGCTTCCATATGTATGTGCTGCAATGGAACAATTAGAACAGAGGAAGAAGTATTGGAATGAGCACCGGGCTATTGACAACAATAAACCTGGTTCATCCGTTGCCTTGTCTACTGCAAATTCTACTAATGGTAACAGTGAAGCATCAATAATTGGGGATGGAACTTTGTCTAATGGTTTCGGTGACTTTAATAAGTGTTCAGAGAATTTATTAGTGGACAAGTCAGATGATGGGACTTCATCTGACCAATCTGTGGATGTGGCGGAATCATTGGAAAGCCGTGAAAATGTTTTATCTTCTTCATATGATGAAAGCAAGACCGTCCAAGGGCACTCACGTTTCTCTGAAAGTGTAAAAGACAAGGACTCGTACAATTTCTACCAG GCTGCTGATGGTCAACACATGATTCTTCATCCATTAAACATGAAATGTCTTCTCCACCATTATGGGAGCCATGATATGCTACCACACAG AATAAGTGGAAGGATTTTGCAATTGGAGACAGTAACTCAGTCAGAAGCCATGAGAAGGCGTTATCGCTATTTAAGTCATTTCTCGTTAACAACAGTATTGCAG TTCTGTGAGATTGATCTGAGTGAGCTATTGTCTCCTGATAACCTGTCACCCTTTATGGAAGAGATAAAGAAGCGTGAAAGGCAGAGGAAGCAACTTGCTAGGAAG GAGCGGAAGGAGCAAATAAAGGCTGAATCTGCCATGGCATATCCCATCCCCATAGTAGCAGGCTTTGCACAGTCCTTTTATGATGAATCCCCCACATTCTCCATGGATGACTTTGAAG CTTTGGGAAGTTCTTCGGTGACCTCATCCAGCCCTCCAATTGTTGGAGAAAGGAGACTGTTCTCAAGTGTTACGAAGCTTGGTTTTGCTGCTGGACATGATTCTCCATCCTTGAAACTAGATGGGACTACTTCCCTGAATGGCAATGATGCAGGATCCTCTCTTGAGAGCACTG CTGGAGGCACTCAAAATGCAGGTGTAACGTCATTTGCTAATGTAATATCCAGAGCTAAACCCGAGGAAAATTTGGATGTACCGAAGATTAATGGTTCGGGGAAAAAGGGGAAGAAGCCAAGTCGAGTCCTCTTGTCAACAACCGGTGGTCGGCGCTATTGA
- the LOC112187612 gene encoding sialyltransferase-like protein 1 has protein sequence MRGQKGGLNSSSSSRRPSTVLYLVCAAAFFSLLVFAIQTSFFAQSDSSSSSVKLDLNTEQDIRTLSQFQSTVQQCVANRGLGLTADIVDHCNLILKYPQGTNSTWYNAQFKVFEPLQYKFNVCEALLLWEQYRNMTTVLTREYLDVRPKGWEDYAPQRIAQLGTKNCYNKTICEEHLNLILPAKPPFHPRQFRTCAVVGNSGDLLKTEFGKEIDAHDAVIRDNEAPVNEKYAKYVGLKRDFRLVVRGAARNMVAILNGSDDEVLIIKSVTHKDFNAMIKSIPNPVYLFQGIVLRRGAKGTGMKSIELALSMCDIVDMYGFTVDPGYTEWTRYFSTPRKGHNPLQGRAYYQLLECLGVIRIHSPMRSKRKQGWSDIPSREMIGRAHAAALRLKRGQDGDLGQFGSCKVSGNVDPDKIGPVSGSADMSDVRKSSNYSKWEVLPFESLRKEAQDHYNQMEGVSLYKMDGNKLDDLVCVRHSSKSAVY, from the exons ATGAGAGGTCAGAAGGGAGGGTTGaatagcagcagcagcagcaggcgACCCAGCACCGTTCTGTACCTGGTTTGCGCTGCCgcattcttctctctcctcgtcTTCGCCATCCAGACCTCTTTCTTCGCTCAATCtgattcctcttcctcttcag TTAAGTTAGATCTCAATACTGAGCAAGATATTCGCACTTTATCCCAATTTCAGTCTACTGTGCAGCAATGCGTG GCAAACAGAGGGCTTGGTCTTACTGCAGATATTGTTGACCACTGCAATCTGATTCTCAAGTATCCACAAGGAACTAACAGCACCTGG TACAACGCGCAGTTTAAAGTTTTTGAACCATTACAGTACAAGTTCAATGTTTGTGAGGCACTCTTATTGTGGGAGCAG TACCGTAACATGACTACAGTATTGACAAGGGAGTATCTAGATGTTCGCCCTAAAGGATGGGAAGACTACGCACCACAAAGGATAGCGCAATT gggaACCAAAAATTGCTACAATAAGACAATTTGTGAGGAACACCTTAATTTGATACTGCCGGCAAAGCCACCTTTCCATCCTCGCCAATTCCGTACTTGTGCAGTTGTTGGAAATTCGGGAGATCTTTTGAAAACAGagtttggaaaagaaattgaTGCCCATGATGCTGTCATAAGAGACAATGAGGCTCCTGTTAATGAG AAATATGCCAAGTATGTTGGCCTCAAGAGGGATTTTCGCCTTGTTGTGAGGGGTGCTGCTCGTAACATGGTTGCCATTCTAAATGGGTCTG ATGATGAGGTACTCATAATCAAGAGTGTTACACATAAAGACTTCAATGCAATGATCAAG AGTATTCCAAATCCAGTGTATCTTTTTCAAGGTATTGTGCTCCGCAGAGGTGCCAAAGGAACTGGAATGAAATCCATAGAACTAGCACTATCTATGTGCGACATTGTTGACATGTATGGTTTCACTGTTGATCCTGGCTATACTGAATG GACACGTTACTTCTCTACACCTAGGAAAGGGCACAATCCACTTCAAGGAAGGGCATACTACCAGCTCCTAGAGTGCCTTGGT GTCATCAGAATTCATTCTCCAATGAGATCTAAGAGGAAGCAAGGCTGGTCAGATATAcctagtcgagaaatgataggCAGAGCTCATGCAGCAGCCTTGCGTTTAAAGAGGGGTCAAGATGGTGATTTGGGACAGTTTGGTAGTTGTAAGGTGTCGGGTAATGTGGACCCTGACAAAATTGGGCCTGTCTCAGGATCTGCAGACATGAGTGATGTAAGAAAGTCTTCAAATTACAGTAAGTGGGAAGTCTTGCCCTTTGAGAGTCTGAGGAAGGAAGCGCAGGACCACTATAATCAAATGGAAGGTGTGTCT
- the LOC112187609 gene encoding RING finger protein 10 isoform X2 translates to MSISPNQSQGSNSSSSSIASVNPNSQHGHLFLSQSQSPSQSQSPPSLSRQILTFGSLDISDSQSPLSVSPDFRGPSLPAAQGSSQQVTELGLPGKNVLPNHETHSQSRSRGAGSYRSRGKRPGSQQSISNVASHGNSTQPAGRKSQMMNGNHLLNFHYDPISRPQTRGPPPPPARRQHKRKPYNKDLFLQANYKFVVLDSGNYSAESMDPDKMLQWEDIICVRYSTPTVVQCPICLEYPLCPQITSCGHIFCFPCILQYLLMGKEDHKGDCWKRCPLCFVMISPKDLYTLFVENVKQYTVGDTMEFMLLSRQKDSFTISHKSKKEKDAMSGCDDESYDPFSKFTFTSDVDLSFRKAISELDAWLVRAESGLVDDLEKLPYVCAAMEQLEQRKKYWNEHRAIDNNKPGSSVALSTANSTNGNSEASIIGDGTLSNGFGDFNKCSENLLVDKSDDGTSSDQSVDVAESLESRENVLSSSYDESKTVQGHSRFSESVKDKDSYNFYQAADGQHMILHPLNMKCLLHHYGSHDMLPHRISGRILQLETVTQSEAMRRRYRYLSHFSLTTVLQFCEIDLSELLSPDNLSPFMEEIKKRERQRKQLARKERKEQIKAESAMAYPIPIVAGFAQSFYDESPTFSMDDFEALGSSSVTSSSLFWFFFYV, encoded by the exons ATGTCCATCTCGCCCAACCAAAGCCAAGGATCTaactcgtcttcttcttcaattgcctCTGTAAACCCTAATTCCCAACATGGCCACCTGTTCCTTTCCCAATCCCAATCTCCATCTCAGTCTCAGTCCCCGCCCTCTCTCTCCCGCCAAATTCTCACATTTGGATCACTCGACATCTCCGACTCTCAGTCTCCCCTCTCTGTGTCTCCCGATTTTCGAG GCCCATCGCTACCAGCTGCACAAGGATCTTCCCAACAG GTGACAGAGTTAGGACTTCCTGGTAAGAATGTTTTGCCTAACCACGAGACACACTCTCAGTCTCGCTCCCGAGGGGCTGGTTCATACCGGTCTAGAGGGAAAAGGCCTGGAAGCCAACAGAGTATCAGTAATGTTGCTTCTCATGGAAACTCAACCCAACCAGCAGGAAGAAAATCCCAGATGATGAATGGCAACCACCTCTTGAATTTTCATTATGACCCCATTTCCCGTCCTCAGACTAGaggtcctcctcctcctcctgctaGAAGGCAGCATAAGAGAAAGCCCTACAACAAAGACTTATTTCTTCAGGCCAACTACAAATTTGTTGTGTTGGATTCGGGGAACTACTCAGCTGAATCAATGGATCCTGATAAGATGTTACAGTGGGAGGACATCATATGTGTGAGGTACTCCACCCCTACTGTGGTTCAGTGTCCAATTTGTTTGGAGTATCCTCTTTGCCCTCAGATAACCTCATGCGGGCATATATTCTGTTTCCCATGCATTCTCCAATACCTGCTGATGGGGAAGGAGGATCATAAGGGTGACTGCTGGAAAAGATGCCCattgtgttttgtgatgatATCACCCAAGGATTTATACACCCTCTTCGTGGAGAATGTTAAGCAGTACACCGTTGGTGATACTATGGAGTTTATGCTTCTTAGTCGACAAAAGGATTCATTTACCATATCCCATAAAAGTAAAAAGGAGAAGGATGCCATGTCAGGTTGTGATGATGAAAGTTATGATCCCTTTTCAAAGTTTACATTTACATCAGACGTAGATCTTTCATTCAGAAAGGCAATATCAGAGCTAGATGCTTGGTTAGTCAGGGCAGAGTCAGGTCTTGTCGATGACCTGGAGAAGCTTCCATATGTATGTGCTGCAATGGAACAATTAGAACAGAGGAAGAAGTATTGGAATGAGCACCGGGCTATTGACAACAATAAACCTGGTTCATCCGTTGCCTTGTCTACTGCAAATTCTACTAATGGTAACAGTGAAGCATCAATAATTGGGGATGGAACTTTGTCTAATGGTTTCGGTGACTTTAATAAGTGTTCAGAGAATTTATTAGTGGACAAGTCAGATGATGGGACTTCATCTGACCAATCTGTGGATGTGGCGGAATCATTGGAAAGCCGTGAAAATGTTTTATCTTCTTCATATGATGAAAGCAAGACCGTCCAAGGGCACTCACGTTTCTCTGAAAGTGTAAAAGACAAGGACTCGTACAATTTCTACCAG GCTGCTGATGGTCAACACATGATTCTTCATCCATTAAACATGAAATGTCTTCTCCACCATTATGGGAGCCATGATATGCTACCACACAG AATAAGTGGAAGGATTTTGCAATTGGAGACAGTAACTCAGTCAGAAGCCATGAGAAGGCGTTATCGCTATTTAAGTCATTTCTCGTTAACAACAGTATTGCAG TTCTGTGAGATTGATCTGAGTGAGCTATTGTCTCCTGATAACCTGTCACCCTTTATGGAAGAGATAAAGAAGCGTGAAAGGCAGAGGAAGCAACTTGCTAGGAAG GAGCGGAAGGAGCAAATAAAGGCTGAATCTGCCATGGCATATCCCATCCCCATAGTAGCAGGCTTTGCACAGTCCTTTTATGATGAATCCCCCACATTCTCCATGGATGACTTTGAAG CTTTGGGAAGTTCTTCGGTGACCTCATCCAGCCttttttggttctttttttACGTTTGA